From a region of the Buteo buteo chromosome 7, bButBut1.hap1.1, whole genome shotgun sequence genome:
- the LRRC34 gene encoding leucine-rich repeat-containing protein 34 has translation MAVRPDLHQHYVRACQNLGQPENPFIAHVLQEADKNDKITGTKGITLKIAGNNRLVPVQRVTDDDLQVLASVLRSTVFVTGLDLRYNVLTDAGAKNMATFLQENSTLRYLNLMFNDIGTSGAELIARALHRNETLVYLRMTGNKIGNKGGMFFASMLQINSTLEKLDLGDTDMGTQCLIAIATALTQNKSVKAINLNRPLLYSQEEETTVRVAMMLKNNSSLVELHLGKHEMKNFGVERLCEALYENSSLRYLDLSCNKITCDGVKFLGELLKRNQTLEILDLSANRIEDDGAFYLSEALTLYNRTLQVLSVVSNNISGKGLVALSDAMKTNMELSYIYIWGNKFDEATCMAFSELIQMGRLKPNCTDVEPYEVDGHVHLAELSHGLQKHYYWTPSCGEVTNKDANARLAIAAVSEYLKNRATRTKAEDTLNVIV, from the exons ATGGCAGTTCGTCCAGATCTTCACCAGCACTATGTGCGGGCCTGTCAAAACCTGGGCCAGCCTGAAAACCCCTTCATTGCTCACGTACTTCAAGAAGCtgataaaaatgataaaat CACAGGGACAAAAGGGATCACATTAAAAATAGCTGGAAATAATCGTCTAGTGCCTGTGCAGAGAGTTACAGATGATGATCTTCAAGTTCTTGCCTCTGTCTTACGCAGTACTGTGTTTGTCACAG gTTTGGATCTTAGGTATAATGTATTGACTGATGCTGGAGCAAAGAACATGGCAACATTCCTCCAG GAAAACTCCACTCTGCGGTACCTTAACCTGATGTTTAATGACATTGGCACAAGTGGAGCAGAGCTGATAGCGAGAGCACTCCAT AGGAATGAAACTCTTGTGTATTTGAGAATGACTGGAAACAAAATAGGAAACAAAGGTGGGATGTTCTTTGCTTCAATGCTACAAATTAATTCAACCTTAGAGAAGCTGGATCTTGGAGACACTGATATG ggTACGCAGTGTCTAATAGCAATAGCAACAGCCCTGACTCAGAACAAATCAGTCAAAGCAATAAACCTAAATCGTCCTTTACTATACAGCCAAGAG GAAGAGACCACAGTTCGTGTAGCTATGATGTTGAAAAATAACTCTTCTCTTGTGGAACTACACTTGGGCaagcatgaaatgaaaaactttgGTGTAGAACGACTGTGTGAGGCATTGTATGAAAACTCCAGCCTGAGATACCTTGATCTTAGCTG taataaaataaCCTGTGATGGTGTAAAATTTCTGGGAGAACTACTAAAACGGAACCAAACCCTGGAAATCCTAGATCTCAGTGCAAACCGAATAGAAGATGATGGAGCGTTCTACCTGAGTGAAGCCTTGACCTTGTACAACAGGACTCTTCAGGT GCTGTCAGTAGTAAGCAACAATATAAGTGGCAAAGGACTTGTAGCTCTTTCAGatgcaatgaaaacaaatatggAACTTTCCTATATTTATATCTGGGGGAACAAATTTGATGAAGCCACCTGTATG gcattttcagaattaattcAGATGGGCCGCCTGAAACCTAATTGTACAGATGTGGAACCATATGAAGTGGATGGGCACGTTCACCTTGCAGAGCTCTCCCATGGCCTTCAGAAGCATTACTACTGGACACCAAGCTGTGGGGAGGTGACAAACAAAGATGCTAATGCCAGGCTGGCTATTGCGGCGGTTTCAGAATACTT GAAGAACAGAGCAACGAGAACAAAAGCTGAGGATACACTGAACGTGATTGTTTAA